In Salvelinus namaycush isolate Seneca chromosome 17, SaNama_1.0, whole genome shotgun sequence, one genomic interval encodes:
- the LOC120062566 gene encoding putative monooxygenase p33MONOX, with protein sequence MGSRQGDIPALESGVSGGFFGGFSSPIGMSRRAFSYDEALDAPMHSPPPDMCVNNPWKDPLIPQRKFKRIVEEDESGTGKTLNLSASQFNVATTAAPVKSPVPVVKAKASSLMNTLMIKQTQESLQRFELQAGLTEAGYTPHKGLSAEDTRFHRLAEGQMPKLRMPSGDFKEDRLSTSAQSTPCGTPSGTPSVTPSVSPHASPILNRRSWFNSLSPAPFLTTPELGSPNFSPEMGGNEGGGAGGERWSFFGTSRPVVQKSSTDPGSETNTGFTLQSYFGVPKSNTMEGIKTQVNLMVDDPAKFNPPKIEISGIEGKRPPQTRPHKLKPRDMNVLTPSGF encoded by the exons ATGGGATCCAGACAGGGTGATATACCAG CACTGGAGTCTGGTGTATCTGGGGGATTCTTTGGGGGGTTCTCGTCCCCCATTGGTATGTCCAGACGAGCCTTTAGCTATGACGAGGCCCTGGACGCTCCCATGCACTCCCCTCCCCCTGACATGTGTGTCAACAACCCATGGAAGGACCCTCTCATCCCACAGAGGAAGTTCAAGAGGATTGTTGAG GAGGACGAGAGTGGCACTGGGAAGACACTGAACTTGTCTGCCAGTCAGTTTAACGTGGCAACAACAGCAGCACCGGTCAAGTCCCCTGTCCCCGTGGTCAAGGCCAAAGCCTCCTCGCTCATGAACACACTCATGATCA AGCAGACCCAGGAGAGCCTCCAGAGGTTTGAGCTCCAGGCAGGGCTAACAGAAGCTGGCTACACCCCCCACAAGGGCCTCTCTGCAGAGGACACACGATTCCACCGCCTGGCTGAGGGGCAGATGCCT AAGCTGAGAATGCCAAGCGGGGACTTCAAGGAGGACAGGCTTTCGACATCAGCACAATCCACCCCTTGTGGCACCCCTTCCGGGACCCCCTCCGTTACCCCCAGCGTCAGTCCCCACGCCTCACCGATACTCAACCGCAG GAGCTGGTTCAACAGCCTGAGTCCAGCACCGTTTCTCACCACACCGGAGCTCGGCAGTCCTAACTTCAGCCCAGAAATGGGAGGCAAtgagggaggaggagcaggaggggagaggtggagcTTCTTTGGAACTTCTCGCCCAGTAGTACAGAAGTCCTCTACTGACCCTGGTTCAGAAACCAACACAG GCTTCACACTACAGTCGTACTTTGGCGTGCCAAAGTCCAACACCATGGAAGGCATTAAGACCCAGGTCAACCTCATGGTGGATGACCCCGCCAAGTTCAACCCCCCCAAGATCGAGATCAGCGGCATCGAGGGCAAGAGACCCCCCCAGACTCGCCCACACAAACTCAAACCCCGGGACATGAACGTCCTGACACCGTCAGGATTCTGA